From Hymenobacter sedentarius, a single genomic window includes:
- the gltB gene encoding glutamate synthase large subunit, which produces MQSTDNADGLYRPEFEHDACGTGFITYLNGRKTHGIITDALTMLENMEHRGACGCDADSGDGAGLLLQVPHWFFLEECTALNIRLPEPGCYGVGMVFLPKDATARAACRAVIEAGAARLGMPLLGFRPVPVNPAGIGHTALAAEPVMEQVFVGRPAGIAQPDDFERKLYVLRRFIEKTVGETVGAAADDFYFTSFSYKVVVYKGQLTTYQVRGYFPDLSDERVTSAFGMVHSRFSTNTFPSWKLAQPFRLLAHNGEINTLRGNLNWFYAGLRNYVSPYFSAEEMDMLLPVIEANQSDSACLDNIVEILLHSGRSLPHVMMMLVPEAWDGNTQMDPLKKAFYEFHATFMEPWDGPAALLFTDGKMIGAMLDRNGLRPLRYVETSDGRVLVASEAGVLPIAQSTVVQKGRLQPGKMLLVDTVAGRIIADDELKAQAAGQQPYGAWLNEYQIRLEELPEPRQVFTDLAADSVFKYHQVFGYTREDIDTIISPMALDGKEPIGSMGVDVPLAVLSDQPQHLSSYFKQFFAQVTNPPIDPIRERLVMSLATFLGNNGNILDEDKHHCHCVALRQPILSNHELEKLRSIDTGMFNAKTLQAYFKADGKPGSLQNGLARLCRYAEDAVNDGFEVLILTDRAVDSEHAPIPSLLAVSAVHHHLIKLGYRGSVGLVVEAGDVWEVHHFACLLAFGATAINPYLALSTLRTMREAGKFATTHDYPKLAYNYIKAVCDGLLKIFSKMGISTLQSYHGAQVFEILGLNQDVVDAYFCGAVTRIGGLGLDEIARETLYKHFQGFKSTTPEEQSLLPEGGVYEWRRRGEAHTFNPETVHLLQLATRTNNYATYQRYARLINEQPERMFTLRGLLDFAHHREAIALEEVEPAEGIMKRFATGAMSFGSISHEAHSTLAIAMNRIGGKSNTGEGGEDPLRFERMANGDSMRSAIKQVASARFGVTAHYLTNADELQIKMAQGAKPGEGGQLPGHKVDEWIAKVRHATPGVGLISPPPHHDIYSIEDLAQLIFDLKNANRAARINVKLVSKAGVGTIAAGVAKAHADVILIAGYDGGTGASPISSIKHAGLPWELGLAEAHQTLVRNQLRSRVVLQADGQLKTGRDLAVAALLGAEEWGVATAALVAGGCIMMRKCHLNTCPVGVATQDPELRKLFTGQPEHIVNLFRFLAEELREIMAELGFRTINEMVGRPEFLKVRENLTHWKARHLDLSGILHPAANISGGTLYHSEDQDHGLANILDWQLLEHAQPALNERIPVFASFDVHNTDRTIGTLLSNEIAKRYHAAGLPENTINFSFKGSAGQSFGAFSVKGLSFSLEGEANDYVGKGLSGAQLAIFPSAEARFVPEQNIIIGNVALYGATSGELFVRGQAGERFAVRNSGATAVVEGVGDHGCEYMTAGRALILGRTGRNFAAGMSGGIAWVYDPDGALPQNCNPEMVELDPLGPDDEAQIQALLRKHMQLTGSQVATFLLANWAEEAGRFVKVFPSEYKKVLQKAQYATAG; this is translated from the coding sequence ATGCAATCCACTGACAATGCCGACGGCCTGTACCGCCCCGAATTTGAGCATGATGCCTGTGGTACTGGATTTATCACCTACCTCAACGGCCGCAAAACGCACGGCATCATCACCGATGCGCTCACCATGCTCGAAAACATGGAGCACCGCGGCGCCTGCGGCTGCGACGCCGACTCCGGCGACGGCGCCGGGCTGCTGCTGCAAGTGCCTCACTGGTTCTTTCTGGAAGAGTGCACGGCCCTAAATATTCGCCTGCCCGAACCGGGCTGTTACGGCGTGGGCATGGTGTTTTTGCCCAAAGACGCCACCGCCCGCGCCGCCTGCCGGGCCGTCATTGAGGCCGGTGCGGCGCGGCTGGGCATGCCCCTGCTGGGCTTCCGGCCCGTGCCCGTGAACCCGGCCGGCATTGGCCACACGGCCCTGGCGGCCGAGCCCGTAATGGAACAGGTATTCGTGGGCCGGCCCGCGGGCATCGCGCAGCCCGACGACTTTGAGCGCAAGCTGTACGTGCTGCGCCGGTTCATTGAAAAAACGGTGGGCGAAACGGTGGGCGCCGCGGCCGACGATTTTTACTTCACCTCCTTCTCCTACAAGGTGGTGGTGTACAAGGGCCAGCTGACCACCTACCAGGTGCGCGGCTACTTCCCCGACCTCAGCGACGAGCGGGTGACTTCGGCCTTTGGCATGGTGCACTCGCGGTTTTCCACCAACACCTTCCCGAGCTGGAAGCTGGCTCAACCCTTCCGGCTGCTGGCGCACAACGGCGAAATCAACACGCTGCGCGGCAACCTGAACTGGTTTTACGCCGGCTTGCGCAACTACGTGTCGCCGTATTTCTCCGCGGAGGAAATGGACATGCTGCTGCCCGTGATTGAGGCCAACCAGTCGGACTCGGCCTGCCTCGACAACATCGTGGAAATCCTGCTGCACTCGGGCCGCTCGCTGCCGCACGTGATGATGATGCTGGTGCCCGAAGCCTGGGACGGCAACACCCAGATGGACCCGCTCAAGAAGGCCTTCTACGAGTTCCACGCCACGTTTATGGAGCCCTGGGACGGCCCGGCCGCCCTGCTCTTCACCGATGGCAAGATGATAGGCGCCATGCTGGACCGCAACGGCCTGCGCCCCCTGCGCTACGTGGAAACCAGCGACGGCCGCGTGCTGGTGGCCTCCGAGGCGGGCGTGCTGCCCATAGCCCAAAGCACCGTGGTGCAGAAAGGCCGCCTGCAGCCCGGCAAAATGCTGCTGGTGGATACCGTGGCCGGCCGCATCATTGCCGACGACGAGCTGAAGGCCCAGGCCGCCGGCCAGCAGCCCTACGGCGCCTGGCTCAACGAGTACCAGATTCGGCTGGAAGAGCTGCCCGAGCCGCGCCAGGTGTTCACCGACCTGGCCGCCGACTCGGTGTTCAAGTACCACCAGGTATTCGGCTACACCCGCGAAGACATCGACACCATCATTTCGCCCATGGCGCTCGATGGCAAGGAGCCCATCGGCTCCATGGGCGTCGACGTGCCGCTGGCCGTGCTCTCGGACCAGCCGCAGCACCTGAGCAGCTACTTCAAGCAGTTTTTTGCGCAGGTGACCAACCCGCCCATCGACCCCATCCGCGAGCGGCTGGTGATGAGCCTGGCCACGTTTCTGGGCAACAACGGCAACATTCTCGACGAAGACAAGCACCATTGCCACTGCGTGGCGCTGCGCCAGCCCATCCTGAGCAACCACGAGCTGGAAAAGCTGCGCAGCATCGACACAGGCATGTTCAATGCCAAGACCTTGCAGGCCTACTTTAAGGCCGATGGCAAGCCCGGGTCGTTGCAAAACGGCCTGGCCCGCCTCTGCCGCTATGCCGAAGACGCCGTGAACGACGGCTTTGAAGTGCTGATACTGACGGACCGCGCCGTGGATTCGGAGCACGCGCCCATTCCGTCGCTGCTGGCCGTGTCGGCCGTGCACCACCACCTCATCAAGTTGGGCTACCGCGGCTCGGTGGGCCTGGTGGTGGAGGCCGGCGATGTGTGGGAAGTGCATCATTTTGCCTGCCTACTGGCGTTCGGGGCCACGGCTATCAACCCGTACCTGGCGCTGTCTACGCTGCGCACCATGCGGGAGGCCGGCAAGTTTGCCACCACCCACGACTACCCCAAGCTGGCCTACAACTACATCAAGGCGGTGTGCGACGGGCTACTTAAGATTTTCTCCAAAATGGGCATCTCCACGCTGCAGTCGTACCACGGCGCGCAGGTGTTCGAGATTCTTGGGCTGAACCAGGACGTGGTGGACGCGTATTTCTGCGGCGCCGTAACCCGCATCGGCGGGCTTGGGCTGGATGAAATAGCCCGCGAAACGCTCTACAAGCACTTCCAGGGCTTCAAAAGCACCACGCCCGAAGAGCAAAGCCTGCTGCCCGAAGGCGGCGTGTACGAGTGGCGCCGCCGGGGCGAAGCGCACACTTTCAACCCCGAAACGGTGCACCTGCTCCAGCTGGCCACGCGCACCAACAACTACGCCACCTACCAGCGCTACGCCCGCCTGATAAACGAGCAGCCCGAGCGCATGTTTACCCTGCGCGGCCTGCTCGATTTTGCCCACCACCGCGAGGCCATTGCCCTCGAAGAAGTGGAGCCGGCCGAAGGCATCATGAAGCGCTTTGCCACCGGCGCCATGTCGTTTGGCTCAATTTCGCACGAGGCACACAGCACCCTGGCCATCGCCATGAACCGCATCGGCGGCAAGAGCAACACCGGCGAGGGCGGCGAAGACCCGCTGCGCTTCGAGCGCATGGCCAACGGCGACTCCATGCGCTCGGCCATTAAGCAGGTGGCGTCGGCGCGCTTCGGCGTCACGGCCCACTACCTCACCAATGCCGACGAGCTGCAAATCAAGATGGCCCAGGGCGCCAAGCCGGGCGAAGGCGGCCAGCTCCCCGGCCATAAGGTAGACGAGTGGATTGCGAAAGTGCGCCACGCCACGCCCGGCGTGGGGCTGATTTCGCCCCCGCCCCACCACGACATTTACTCCATCGAAGACCTCGCACAGCTGATTTTCGACCTGAAAAATGCCAACCGCGCCGCCCGCATCAACGTGAAGCTGGTGAGCAAGGCGGGCGTAGGCACCATTGCGGCCGGCGTAGCCAAGGCCCACGCCGACGTCATTCTCATTGCCGGCTACGACGGCGGCACCGGCGCCTCGCCCATCAGCTCCATCAAGCACGCGGGCCTGCCCTGGGAGCTTGGGCTGGCCGAAGCCCACCAAACCCTAGTGCGCAACCAACTGCGCAGCCGCGTGGTGCTGCAAGCCGATGGCCAGCTCAAAACCGGCCGCGACCTGGCCGTGGCCGCCCTGCTGGGCGCCGAAGAATGGGGCGTGGCCACGGCCGCGCTGGTGGCCGGCGGCTGCATCATGATGCGCAAGTGCCACCTCAACACCTGCCCCGTGGGCGTGGCCACGCAAGACCCGGAGCTGCGCAAGCTCTTCACGGGCCAGCCCGAGCACATCGTCAACCTGTTCCGCTTCCTGGCCGAGGAGCTGCGCGAAATCATGGCCGAGCTGGGCTTCCGCACCATCAACGAGATGGTGGGACGCCCCGAATTTCTGAAGGTGCGCGAGAACCTCACACACTGGAAAGCCCGCCACCTCGACCTTTCGGGCATTCTGCACCCGGCCGCCAACATCTCCGGCGGCACCCTCTACCACAGCGAAGACCAGGACCACGGCCTCGCCAATATCCTGGACTGGCAGCTGCTCGAGCACGCCCAACCGGCCCTGAACGAGCGGATTCCGGTCTTCGCCTCCTTCGACGTGCACAACACCGACCGGACCATTGGCACGCTGCTTTCCAATGAGATAGCCAAACGCTACCACGCCGCCGGCCTGCCCGAGAACACCATCAACTTCAGCTTCAAAGGCTCGGCCGGCCAGAGCTTTGGCGCGTTCAGCGTGAAAGGCCTATCGTTTTCCTTGGAAGGCGAAGCCAACGACTATGTGGGCAAAGGCCTGAGCGGCGCGCAGCTGGCCATTTTCCCCTCGGCCGAAGCGCGGTTTGTGCCCGAGCAAAACATCATCATCGGCAACGTGGCGCTGTACGGGGCCACTTCCGGCGAGCTGTTTGTGCGCGGGCAGGCCGGCGAGCGGTTTGCAGTGCGCAACTCCGGCGCCACCGCCGTGGTGGAAGGCGTGGGCGACCACGGCTGCGAATACATGACGGCCGGCCGCGCCCTCATCCTGGGCCGCACGGGCCGCAACTTCGCCGCGGGCATGAGCGGCGGCATCGCCTGGGTGTACGACCCCGACGGCGCCCTGCCCCAAAACTGCAACCCCGAAATGGTGGAGCTCGACCCACTCGGCCCCGACGACGAAGCCCAGATTCAGGCGCTATTGCGCAAGCACATGCAGCTCACCGGCAGCCAGGTCGCCACGTTCCTGCTAGCCAATTGGGCTGAGGAGGCCGGGCGCTTTGTGAAGGTATTTCCCAGTGAATACAAAAAGGTGCTGCAAAAAGCGCAGTACGCCACCGCTGGCTAA